One genomic segment of Capricornis sumatraensis isolate serow.1 chromosome X, serow.2, whole genome shotgun sequence includes these proteins:
- the TAF9B gene encoding transcription initiation factor TFIID subunit 9B isoform X1, translated as MESGKMAPPKNAPRDALVMAQILKDMGITEYEPRVINQMLEFAFRYVTSILDDAKIYSSHAKKPNVDADDVRLAIQCRADQSFTSPPPRDFLLDIARQKNQTPLPLIKPYAGPRLPPDRYCLTAPNYRLKSLIKKGPNQGRLVPRLSAGAVNSRPTTPSISTPQTASVPNKVVPPVSVTSQRFTVQIPPSQSTPVKPVPATTAVQNVLLNPSMIGPKNILITTNMVSSQNTANESNPLKRKHEDDDDNNTITPGLPVHHQLLEFTETHVHRVGDAIQPSHPLSSPSPPAPNPSQHQNLFQ; from the exons ATGGAGTCGGGGAAGATGGCGCCTCCCAAGAACGCTCCGAGAGATGCCTTG GTGATGGCACAGATTCTGAAGGATATGGGAATTACGGAGTACGAACCAAGGGTTATAAATCAAATGTTGGAATTTGCTTTCC GATACGTGACTTCAATTCTGGATGATGCAAAAATTTATTCAAGCCATGCTAAGAAACCTAATGTTGATGCAGATGATGTGAGACTGGCAATCCAGTGTCGGGCTGACCAATCTtttacctcccctcccccaagagAT ttcttactGGATATTGCAAGGCAGAAAAATCAAACCCCTTTACCGCTGATTAAGCCATATGCAGGACCCAGACTGCCGCCTGACAGATACTGCTTGACAGCTCCGAACTATAGGCTAAAGTCCTTAATTAAAAAG GGACCTAACCAAGGACGACTAGTTCCACGGTTAAGTGCTGGAGCTGTTAATAGCAGACCTACCACTCCTAGCATAT CAACCCCACAAACAGCATCTGTCCCAAATAAAGTTGTACCTCCAGTGTCAGTGACAAGCCAGAGATTCACGGTGCAGATTCCACCTTCTCAGTCCACACCTGTCAAACCAG TTCCTGCAACAACTGCAGTTCAAAATGTTCTGCTTAATCCTTCAATGATTGGGCCCAAAAATATTCTTATTACCACCAACATGGTTTCATCACAGAACACGGCCAATGAATCAAACCCACTGAAGAGAAAACATGAAGATGATGATGACAATAATACTAT cacgccaggcctccctgtccatcaccaactcctggagttcactgaaactcacgtccatcgagtcggtgatgccatccagccatctcatcctctgtcgtccccttctcctcctgcccccaatccctcccagcatcagaatctttttcaatga
- the TAF9B gene encoding transcription initiation factor TFIID subunit 9B isoform X2 codes for MESGKMAPPKNAPRDALVMAQILKDMGITEYEPRVINQMLEFAFRYVTSILDDAKIYSSHAKKPNVDADDVRLAIQCRADQSFTSPPPRDFLLDIARQKNQTPLPLIKPYAGPRLPPDRYCLTAPNYRLKSLIKKGPNQGRLVPRLSAGAVNSRPTTPSISTPQTASVPNKVVPPVSVTSQRFTVQIPPSQSTPVKPVPATTAVQNVLLNPSMIGPKNILITTNMVSSQNTANESNPLKRKHEDDDDNNTM; via the exons ATGGAGTCGGGGAAGATGGCGCCTCCCAAGAACGCTCCGAGAGATGCCTTG GTGATGGCACAGATTCTGAAGGATATGGGAATTACGGAGTACGAACCAAGGGTTATAAATCAAATGTTGGAATTTGCTTTCC GATACGTGACTTCAATTCTGGATGATGCAAAAATTTATTCAAGCCATGCTAAGAAACCTAATGTTGATGCAGATGATGTGAGACTGGCAATCCAGTGTCGGGCTGACCAATCTtttacctcccctcccccaagagAT ttcttactGGATATTGCAAGGCAGAAAAATCAAACCCCTTTACCGCTGATTAAGCCATATGCAGGACCCAGACTGCCGCCTGACAGATACTGCTTGACAGCTCCGAACTATAGGCTAAAGTCCTTAATTAAAAAG GGACCTAACCAAGGACGACTAGTTCCACGGTTAAGTGCTGGAGCTGTTAATAGCAGACCTACCACTCCTAGCATAT CAACCCCACAAACAGCATCTGTCCCAAATAAAGTTGTACCTCCAGTGTCAGTGACAAGCCAGAGATTCACGGTGCAGATTCCACCTTCTCAGTCCACACCTGTCAAACCAG TTCCTGCAACAACTGCAGTTCAAAATGTTCTGCTTAATCCTTCAATGATTGGGCCCAAAAATATTCTTATTACCACCAACATGGTTTCATCACAGAACACGGCCAATGAATCAAACCCACTGAAGAGAAAACATGAAGATGATGATGACAATAATACTATGTAA
- the PGK1 gene encoding phosphoglycerate kinase 1 — MSLSNKLTLDKLDVKGKRVVMRVDFNVPMKNNQITNNQRIKAAVPSIKYCLDSGAKSVVLMSHLGRPDGVPMPDKYSLQPVAVELKSLLGKDVLFLKDCVGPEVEKACADPAAGSVILLENLRFHVEEEGKGKDASGNKVKAEPTKIEAFRASLSKLGDVYVNDAFGTAHRAHSSMVGVNLPKKAGGFLMKKELNYFAKALESPERPFLAILGGAKVADKIQLISNMLDKVNEMIIGGGMAFTFLKVLNNMEIGTSLFDEEGSKIVKDLMSKADKNGVKITLPVDFVTADKFDENAKTGQATVASGIPVGWMGLDCGPESSKKYAEAVARAKQIVWNGPVGVFEWEAFARGTKALMDEVVKATSRGCITIIGGGDTATCCAKWNTEDKVSHVSTGGGASLELLEGKVLPGVDALSSV, encoded by the exons ATGTCGCTTTCTAACAAGCTGACTCTGGACAAGCTGGATGTGAAGGGGAAGCGGGTCGTCATGAG AGTAGACTTCAATGTTCCTATGAAGAACAACCAGATAACAAACAACCAGAG GATCAAGGCTGCTGTTCCAAGCATCAAATACTGCTTGGACAGTGGAGCCAAGTCAGTTGTTCTTATGAGCCACCTGGGCCGGCCTGATGGTGTCCCCATGCCTGATAAGTACTCCTTGCAGCCAGTTGCTGTAGAACTCAAATCTCTGCTGGGCAA GGATGTTTTGTTCTTGAAGGACTGTGTGGGCCCAGAAGTGGAGAAGGCTTGTGCTGACCCAGCTGCTGGGTCTGTCATCCTGCTGGAGAACCTTCGTTTTCATgtggaggaagaagggaagggaaaagatgCTTCTGGGAACAAG gtTAAAGCTGAGCCAACCAAAATAGAAGCCTTCCGAGCTTCACTTTCTAAGCTAGGGGATGTTTATGTCAATGATGCTTTTGGCACTGCTCACCGAGCCCACAG CTCCATGGTAGGAGTAAATCTGCCAAAGAAGGCTGGAGGTTTTTTGATGAAGAAGGAGCTGAACTACTTTGCCAAGGCCTTGGAGAGCCCCGAGCGACCCTTCCTGGCCATCCTGGGCGG AGCTAAAGTTGCGGACAAGATCCAGCTGATCAGTAATATGCTAGACAAAGTCAATGAAATGATCATTGGTGGTGGAATGGCCTTTACCTTCCTTAAGGTGCTCAACAACATGGAG ATTGGCACTTCTCTGTTTGATGAAGAGGGATCCAAGATTGTCAAAGACCTGATGTCCAAAGCTGACAAGAATGGCGTGAAGATTACTTTGCCTGTTGACTTTGTCACTGCTGATAAGTTTGATGAGAATGCCAAGACTGGCCAAGCCACTGTGGCCTCTGGCATACCTGTTGGCTGGATG GGGTTGGACTGTGGTCCTGAGAGCAGTAAGAAGTATGCTGAGGCTGTTGCTCGGGCTAAGCAGATCGTGTGGAATGGACCTGTGGGTGTATTTGAATGGGAAGCTTTTGCTCGAGGAACCAAAGCCCTTATGGATGAGGTGGTGAAAGCCACTTCCAGGGGCTGCATCACCATCATAG GTGGTGGAGACACTGCTACTTGCTGTGCCAAATGGAACACGGAGGATAAAGTCAGTCATGTGAGCACTGGGGGTGGTGCCAGTTTAGAGCTCCTGGAAG GTAAAGTCCTTCCTGGAGTGGATGCTCTCAGCAGTGTTTAG